A genomic window from Chrysoperla carnea chromosome 3, inChrCarn1.1, whole genome shotgun sequence includes:
- the LOC123296503 gene encoding zinc finger CCHC domain-containing protein 10-like — MNKVLKKPNKPDSTFVRCQKCLEYGHWSYECKGKRKHLIRDSRTKILNKRIKQIEAAKSEENGSNENKTKNDTSSSSSSSSSSSSSSSSSSSSSSSSSSDNESSSDSESDSSSSSLSETKS, encoded by the exons atgaaTAAAGTCTTAAAAAA gcCAAATAAACCTGACAGTACATTCGTACGATGCCAAAAATGTTTGGAATATGGACATTGGAGTTACGAATGCAAAGGAAAACGCAAACATTTAATACGAGATTCACGtacaaaaatcttaaataaacgTATTAAACAAATTGAGGCTGCTAA AAGCGAAGAAAAtggttcaaatgaaaataaaacaaaaaatgacacAAGTTCATCCTCTAGCAGTAGTTCCTCATCATCTTCGTCATCATCTTCATCGAGTTCGTCTAGTTCGAGTTCGAGTTCCGACAACGAATCATCGTCAGATAGCGAAAGTGATTCAAGCTCCTCCTCATTATCGGAgacaaaaagttaa
- the LOC123296546 gene encoding centromere protein S-like, whose amino-acid sequence MMKNASNKEKLRVKILLETQKLTKEIGENLNMTIDDRANELISELIWKKLNLYGSDLECFAKHAKRSLITPDDIKVLVRRNVGLKEHIVDKVENVKSNKVKKKKEDKSPAAP is encoded by the exons atgatgaaaaatgcTTCGAACAAAGAg aaattacgTGTGAAAATTCTTTTGGAAACTCAAAAACTAACAAAAGAAATTggcgaaaatttaaatatgacaaTTGATGATAGAGCTAATGAATTAATATCAGAATTAATTTGGAAGAAATTAAATCTTTATGGTTCTGATTTAGAATGTTTTGCAAA gcATGCAAAACGGTCCTTAATTACTCCAGACGATATTAAAGTATTAGTTCGAAGAAATGTAGGTTTG aaagaaCACATTGTAGATAAAGTTGAAAATGTGAAATCGAATAAAGTAAAGAAAAAGAAGGAAGATAAGTCTCCTGCCGCTCCATAG